TTGCGCCGACGCCTGTTTGCACCGTTGCTCAAACAAGGGAATTATATTTCACCGTGTTTTGAATATCGCGGGCGAAACGCCGATGAAAACCGCGAGGCATATGGGCTGCGGGTTGCCGATGAGCTTGAGGCGAAGATACTGGAGCTTGGCCCGGTCAATGTAGCGGGCTTTATCGTGGAAACAGTGGCGGGAGCTACAATCGGCGCCGTCCCCGCCGTTCCCGGTTACTTCGCCAGAATTCGCGAAATCTGCAATCGATATGGCATCCATCTGATTCTCGACGAGGTCATGTGCGGCACCGGGCGGACCGGCAGTTTGTTTGCCTATGAACAGGAAGGCATCGTGCCGGACATGGTCACGCTCGCCAAGGGTCTTGCCGCCGGCTATCAACCGATTGGCGCCTTATTGACCCAAGGCTACCTGAGCGAATCGATCAAGACCGGCAGCGGCTTTTTTCAGCATGGCCACACGTTTATGGGTCACGCGACAGCCGTCGCGGCAGCGCTGGCTACGCTACGCGTCATCAACGATGATAAGTTGCTTGAAAATGTCACGGCTCGTGGCGCGTCATTGAAGAACAAATTGCAGACGGCACTCGGTGGCCATGCCCACGTTGGCGACATTCGCGGCCGCGGGCTGTTAATCGGTATCGAACTGGTGAAAGATCGCGTTAGCAAGGAACCATTCGACCCCGATCTCAAATTACATCAACAGGTTCAGATGCAGGCCATGCGTGAGGGCTTGCTTTGCTATGGCATGGGCGGGACGGTTGATGGCCGGCTGGGCAACCATATACTGATCGCGCCGCCATATACGATTGAAGAGCGCCACGAAGACGAGATCGTCAGCCGGCTGGTGGCTGCCGTGGCGGCCGCGATGCCGATATAGGAACCTGCCGGTCTTAGGGTTGCTTGTTCGACAGAAACCACTCTCGCGCTGCATCGATGTCACGG
This region of Pseudomonadota bacterium genomic DNA includes:
- a CDS encoding aspartate aminotransferase family protein is translated as MSHVLHRSLLCDPPLAVRGDGLYIIDDTGSRYLDACGGAAVSILGHNNEKVIEAIRRQAETLPYAHTAFFSTAVLEELADTLVADAPGMDKVLFVSGGSEAVEAALKLSRQYFVEIGEAKRHLFIAREQSYHGNTLGALGVGGNQLRRRLFAPLLKQGNYISPCFEYRGRNADENREAYGLRVADELEAKILELGPVNVAGFIVETVAGATIGAVPAVPGYFARIREICNRYGIHLILDEVMCGTGRTGSLFAYEQEGIVPDMVTLAKGLAAGYQPIGALLTQGYLSESIKTGSGFFQHGHTFMGHATAVAAALATLRVINDDKLLENVTARGASLKNKLQTALGGHAHVGDIRGRGLLIGIELVKDRVSKEPFDPDLKLHQQVQMQAMREGLLCYGMGGTVDGRLGNHILIAPPYTIEERHEDEIVSRLVAAVAAAMPI